The Eptesicus fuscus isolate TK198812 chromosome 17, DD_ASM_mEF_20220401, whole genome shotgun sequence genome has a window encoding:
- the PPP1R3C gene encoding protein phosphatase 1 regulatory subunit 3C, which translates to MSCTRMIQVLDPRPLTSSVMPVDVAMRFCLAHSPPLKSFLGPYDDLQRRNFVNKLKPLKPCLNIKQEAKSQNDWKGPHSQPKKRVVFADSKGLSLTAIHVFSDLPEEPAWDLQFDLLDLNDLSSGLKLHEEKNLILDFPQPSIDYLSFRSHFQKNFVCLENCSLQERTVTGTVKVKNVSFEKKVQIRITFDTWKNYTNVDCVYMKNVYGGSDSDTFSFAIDLPSVIPTEEKIEFCISYQANGQVFWDNNEGQNYRIVHVQWKPDGVQTQMASQNCAFYQVPPKSELESTIFGSPRLASGLFPEWQSWGRMENLASYR; encoded by the coding sequence AATGATCCAGGTTTTAGATCCACGGCCTTTGACAAGTTCAGTCATGCCAGTGGATGTGGCCATGAGGTTCTGCTTGGCTCATTCCCCACCTCTGAAGAGTTTCCTGGGCCCATATGATGACCTCCAACGAAGAAATTTTGTCAACAAATTAAAGCCCCTGAAACCGTGTCTCAATATAAAACAGGAAGCCAAATCACAGAATGACTGGAAGGGTCCACACAGCCAACCCAAGAAACGGGTTGTGTTTGCAGATTCCAAGGGCCTCTCCCTCACCGCCATCCATGTCTTCTCTGACCTCCCAGAAGAACCAGCGTGGGATCTCCAGTTTGATCTCTTGGACCTTAATGATCTGTCCTCTGGCTTGAAGCTCCACGAGGagaaaaatttgattttagacTTCCCTCAGCCTTCAATCGATTACTTGAGTTTTCGGAGCCACTTCCAGAAGAATTTTGTGTGTCTGGAGAATTGCTCTCTTCAAGAGCGAACAGTGACTGGGACTGTGAAGGTAAAAAATGTGAGCTTCGAGAAGAAGGTCCAGATCCGCATTACCTTTGATACTTGGAAAAACTACACCAATGTGGACTGTGTCTACATGAAAAATGTGTATGGTGGCTCAGATAGTGACACTTTCTCGTTTGCCATTGACTTACCCTCTGTCATTCCAACTGAGGAAAAAATTGAGTTCTGCATTTCTTACCAGGCTAACGGGCAGGTCTTCTGGGACAACAACGAGGGTCAGAATTATAGAATTGTTCACGTGCAATGGAAACCTGATGGCGTTCAGACACAGATGGCATCCCAGAACTGTGCATTCTACCAGGTGCCCCCCAAGTCTGAGTTAGAGTCAACCATCTTTGGCAGTCCGAGGCTGGCCAGCGGGCTCTTCCCAgaatggcagagctgggggagaatGGAGAACTTGGCCTCTTATCGATGA